Proteins encoded together in one Atribacterota bacterium window:
- a CDS encoding TRAP transporter small permease subunit, translating to MLTLKKILIAIDSISKLAASGAKWFAWLLVLVGAYDTISRHFFNAPTIWAYDTLCISGGILYVLGWAYDYLCDSHTRVDLFYRKLSPKKQALMNVISSLFLFFPIVIALLTVSINWAIRAWRINEKMISTFWYPPAAPYRTVFTLGILILLLQGVANFIRDIYFIIRGEPLDST from the coding sequence ATGCTGACCTTAAAAAAGATACTAATTGCTATTGATTCAATAAGTAAATTAGCCGCATCCGGGGCAAAATGGTTTGCCTGGCTCCTTGTTCTGGTAGGCGCATATGATACCATTTCCAGACATTTCTTTAATGCGCCTACCATTTGGGCTTATGATACTTTATGTATATCCGGCGGTATACTATATGTTCTGGGATGGGCTTATGATTATTTATGTGATTCTCATACTAGAGTAGATTTATTCTATCGAAAGTTATCACCAAAAAAGCAAGCATTAATGAATGTTATTTCTTCTCTATTCCTTTTTTTCCCTATAGTTATTGCTTTACTCACTGTGTCAATAAACTGGGCAATTAGGGCATGGAGAATTAATGAAAAGATGATTTCCACCTTCTGGTATCCACCTGCAGCTCCCTATAGAACCGTTTTTACTCTAGGAATATTAATATTGTTGCTACAGGGTGTAGCGAACTTTATTAGAGATATATATTTTATAATAAGAGGTGAACCACTTGATAGCACTTAG